The following proteins come from a genomic window of Deltaproteobacteria bacterium:
- a CDS encoding 50S ribosomal protein L1 has protein sequence MSSGKRYVASLASVDRNKSYALPEAMALLKSWKTAKFDESVDIALNLGVDPKHAEQMVRGSIVLPHGTGKSVRILVFAKGEKEKEARAAGADFVGAEDLAKKITDEGWLDFERVIATPDMMGVVGRLGRVLGPRGLMPNPKLGTVTADVGRAVSENKAGKVEYRVDKNGIVHCSIGKASFSAENLLANATALIDAIVRAKPASAKGTYLKKISLSTTMGPGIRIDPGSVVQAAA, from the coding sequence ATGTCGAGCGGAAAGCGATACGTCGCCAGCCTCGCGTCGGTCGACCGTAACAAGTCCTACGCGCTGCCCGAGGCCATGGCGCTCCTCAAGAGCTGGAAGACCGCGAAGTTCGACGAGAGCGTCGACATCGCGCTGAACCTCGGCGTCGACCCGAAACACGCGGAGCAGATGGTGCGCGGCTCGATCGTGCTGCCGCACGGCACGGGAAAGTCGGTGCGCATTCTGGTGTTCGCGAAGGGCGAGAAGGAGAAGGAGGCGCGCGCCGCCGGTGCCGACTTCGTGGGCGCCGAGGATCTCGCGAAGAAGATCACGGACGAGGGCTGGCTCGATTTCGAGCGCGTGATCGCGACGCCCGACATGATGGGCGTCGTGGGCCGCCTCGGCCGCGTGCTCGGTCCGCGCGGCCTGATGCCGAACCCGAAGCTCGGCACGGTGACCGCTGACGTCGGTCGCGCCGTGTCCGAGAACAAGGCCGGCAAGGTCGAGTACCGCGTCGACAAGAACGGAATCGTGCACTGCTCGATCGGCAAAGCCTCGTTCAGCGCGGAGAACCTGCTCGCCAACGCCACGGCGTTGATCGACGCGATCGTCCGCGCGAAGCCGGCGTCCGCGAAGGGCACCTACCTCAAGAAGATCTCGCTCTCCACCACGATGGGCCCCGGTATCCGCATCGATCCGGGTTCGGTCGTGCAGGCGGCGGCGTGA
- the rplK gene encoding 50S ribosomal protein L11, with the protein MAKKVTAVVKLQCPGGQANPAPPVGPALGQHGVNIMEFCKAFNARTQDRQGLIIPALITIYSDRTFTFELKTPPASVLLKRAAKVEKGSGEPNRTKVGKVTKAQVREIAEMKLNDLSANDVDAAIKVISGTARSMGLDVVEG; encoded by the coding sequence ATGGCGAAGAAAGTCACCGCAGTGGTGAAGCTGCAGTGTCCGGGGGGGCAAGCGAACCCGGCACCGCCCGTGGGGCCGGCGCTCGGCCAGCACGGCGTGAACATCATGGAGTTCTGCAAGGCGTTCAACGCGCGCACCCAGGATCGACAGGGCCTGATCATTCCGGCGCTGATCACGATCTACTCGGACCGCACGTTCACGTTCGAGCTCAAGACTCCGCCGGCCTCCGTGCTGCTGAAGCGCGCCGCCAAGGTGGAGAAGGGTTCGGGCGAGCCGAACCGCACCAAGGTGGGCAAGGTGACGAAGGCTCAGGTGCGCGAGATCGCGGAGATGAAGCTGAACGATCTCTCCGCGAACGACGTCGACGCCGCCATCAAGGTGATTTCGGGAACCGCCCGCTCGATGGGCCTCGACGTGGTGGAGGGCTGA
- the nusG gene encoding transcription termination/antitermination protein NusG, whose product MPDKKWYIVHTYSGHEAKAKKALLERAKTIGHESDFDEILIPEENVVEVVKGEKRTARRKFLPGYILVHMNLTDETWHIVKETPRITGFVGGSEKPTPISDEEVAGMTAQMKEGAAKPRPRIVFEAGESVRVTNGPFANFNGYVDEVIADKEKVRVMVQVFGRATPVVLDYTSVEKA is encoded by the coding sequence ATGCCTGACAAGAAGTGGTACATCGTGCACACGTATTCGGGGCACGAGGCGAAGGCCAAGAAGGCCCTCCTCGAGCGCGCGAAGACGATCGGCCACGAGTCGGATTTCGACGAGATCCTGATTCCCGAGGAGAACGTCGTCGAAGTCGTGAAGGGCGAGAAGCGCACGGCGCGCCGCAAGTTCCTGCCCGGCTACATCCTCGTGCACATGAATCTCACGGACGAGACGTGGCACATCGTGAAGGAGACGCCGCGCATCACCGGCTTCGTGGGCGGCAGCGAGAAGCCGACGCCGATCTCGGACGAGGAAGTCGCCGGCATGACGGCGCAGATGAAGGAAGGCGCCGCGAAGCCGCGGCCGCGGATCGTGTTCGAGGCAGGCGAGAGCGTGCGAGTGACGAACGGCCCGTTCGCGAACTTCAACGGCTACGTGGACGAGGTGATCGCGGACAAGGAGAAGGTCCGCGTGATGGTGCAGGTGTTCGGACGCGCGACGCCGGTCGTGCTCGATTACACGAGCGTGGAGAAGGCCTGA
- the secE gene encoding preprotein translocase subunit SecE codes for MEASSNRVSGWVQDFRQYLLDVRTEFDKITWPTQKEYVGGTVGVLVIVVLMTIILGSVDALLSLGFEWLIDGLPKWLQG; via the coding sequence TTGGAAGCCAGTTCGAATCGCGTGAGCGGCTGGGTGCAGGACTTCCGGCAGTACCTGCTCGATGTGCGCACCGAATTCGACAAGATCACGTGGCCGACGCAGAAGGAGTACGTGGGCGGGACCGTCGGCGTGCTCGTGATCGTCGTGCTGATGACGATCATCCTCGGTTCGGTGGACGCGCTGCTCTCGCTCGGCTTCGAGTGGCTGATCGACGGTTTGCCCAAGTGGTTGCAGGGCTGA
- the tuf gene encoding elongation factor Tu, with translation MAKEKFERNKPHVNVGTIGHVDHGKTTLTAAITQRQATKGLAAFMAYDQIDKAPEERERGITIATAHVEYQTANRHYAHVDCPGHADYVKNMITGAAQMDGAILVVSAADGPMPQTREHVLLARQVNVPHIVVFMNKCDMVDDPELLELVELEVRELLSKYNFPGDTTPIIKGSAVNALKDGKNDADNKCIDELMAALDSYIPEPKRALDKPFLMPIEDVFSITGRGTVVTGRVDQGIVKVGDEVEIVGIRPTQKTIVTGVEMFRKLLDQGQAGDNVGCLLRGTGKDDVERGQVLAKPGSIKPHTKFKAQAYVLTKEEGGRHTPFFNGYRPQFYFRTTDVTGVANLPAGTEMVMPGDNVEITVELITPVAMDKEQRFAIREGGRTVGSGVVAEIVE, from the coding sequence ATGGCCAAGGAGAAGTTCGAGCGCAACAAGCCTCACGTGAACGTGGGGACGATCGGTCACGTGGACCACGGCAAGACGACGCTGACGGCGGCGATCACGCAGCGTCAGGCGACCAAGGGTTTGGCCGCGTTCATGGCGTACGACCAGATCGACAAGGCGCCCGAGGAGCGGGAGCGCGGGATCACGATCGCGACGGCGCACGTGGAGTACCAGACCGCGAACCGGCACTACGCGCACGTGGACTGCCCCGGCCACGCGGACTACGTGAAGAACATGATCACCGGCGCCGCGCAGATGGACGGCGCGATCCTGGTGGTGAGCGCCGCGGATGGCCCGATGCCGCAGACGCGCGAGCACGTGCTGCTCGCTCGCCAGGTGAACGTGCCGCACATCGTGGTGTTCATGAACAAGTGCGACATGGTGGACGATCCGGAGCTGCTGGAGCTGGTGGAGCTGGAAGTCCGCGAGCTGCTGAGCAAGTACAACTTCCCGGGCGACACGACGCCGATCATCAAGGGCAGCGCGGTCAACGCGCTCAAGGACGGCAAGAACGACGCGGACAACAAGTGCATCGACGAGCTGATGGCGGCGCTCGACTCGTACATCCCGGAGCCGAAGCGGGCGCTGGACAAGCCGTTCCTGATGCCGATCGAGGACGTGTTTTCGATCACGGGCCGCGGGACGGTGGTGACGGGGCGGGTGGACCAGGGGATCGTGAAGGTCGGCGACGAGGTGGAGATCGTCGGGATCCGTCCGACGCAGAAGACGATCGTGACGGGCGTGGAGATGTTCCGGAAGCTGCTGGACCAGGGGCAGGCGGGGGACAACGTGGGTTGTCTGCTGCGCGGCACGGGCAAGGACGACGTGGAGCGCGGTCAGGTCTTGGCCAAGCCGGGCTCGATCAAGCCGCACACGAAGTTCAAGGCGCAGGCCTACGTGCTGACCAAGGAGGAGGGCGGGCGTCACACGCCGTTCTTCAACGGGTACCGGCCGCAGTTCTACTTCCGGACCACGGACGTGACGGGCGTGGCGAACCTGCCGGCGGGCACGGAGATGGTGATGCCGGGCGACAACGTGGAGATCACGGTGGAGCTGATCACCCCCGTGGCGATGGACAAGGAGCAGCGCTTCGCCATCCGCGAGGGTGGACGCACCGTCGGCTCCGGCGTCGTGGCCGAGATCGTCGAGTAG
- a CDS encoding RNA methyltransferase, producing MDLLTRFHPVREALRARRRVLHALRVRVPDAPREVEPLRALAAAAGVRVVECSASEIGLGLPPGVKPQGYALEAGELPELALAELSALGDPGRRCVVALDGVEDPQNLGAIARVAHAAGASGLLLTDRRSAPLSPAVSRASAGAIEHLPAARVVNLSRALEQLKAAGFWVLAAEPEAPQSLFTLADKFWEGDIVVLLGAEGRGIRAGLSRQIDTPISIPMAGAVASLNVSAAAAVILYEWVRRRAEQAATS from the coding sequence ATGGATCTGCTCACGCGCTTTCACCCCGTGCGCGAGGCGCTGCGCGCGCGCCGGCGGGTGCTGCACGCGCTGCGCGTGCGCGTCCCGGACGCGCCGCGCGAGGTCGAGCCGCTTCGCGCCCTCGCGGCGGCGGCCGGGGTGCGCGTGGTCGAGTGCTCCGCAAGCGAGATCGGCCTCGGTCTCCCACCGGGCGTGAAGCCGCAGGGGTACGCGCTCGAGGCCGGCGAGCTGCCGGAGCTCGCGCTCGCGGAGCTGAGCGCCCTCGGCGACCCGGGGCGGCGCTGCGTCGTGGCGCTCGACGGCGTGGAGGACCCGCAGAACCTGGGGGCGATCGCGCGGGTGGCGCACGCGGCCGGCGCCAGCGGCCTGCTACTGACGGATCGGCGCTCGGCGCCGCTCTCGCCGGCGGTCTCGCGCGCGAGCGCGGGGGCCATCGAGCATCTGCCGGCCGCGCGGGTCGTGAACCTCTCGCGCGCCCTCGAGCAGCTGAAAGCCGCAGGATTCTGGGTGCTCGCGGCGGAGCCAGAGGCGCCCCAGAGCCTGTTCACGCTCGCCGACAAGTTCTGGGAGGGGGACATCGTGGTGCTGCTCGGAGCCGAGGGCCGCGGGATCCGAGCGGGGCTCTCCCGCCAGATCGACACGCCCATCTCGATTCCGATGGCCGGGGCGGTGGCGTCGCTCAACGTGTCCGCGGCCGCTGCCGTGATTCTCTACGAGTGGGTCCGGCGTCGAGCCGAGCAGGCGGCGACGAGCTGA
- a CDS encoding DUF4388 domain-containing protein, which produces MAAQPHFDVAAALPLATPPALVADLAVLSASGLLSAVHERKRSGLALFRYRDQEKQVYLEAGEVVFASSNQTVDRLGECLLRTGAIKLADLEEAEREFKPGDRFGRVLVERGILTPRELWNGVRSQVEEIVRSLFSLPEGRMWFWDGEIRPDNVVRLSLETSRLIVEGQQRCAELRRFLAVLDDARVQLAQTSAVARPNLAGSERVIFAAVGTGRSFRDVVAELRLDPESAARSVQLLRLVGALKLMRLSETPVANADGAIRAKVEAFAKLIDTMRSAIAAAEGDRAVDERIGRQLRELSGRYPALLADLAHADSGAIAADLLAERASRLPGAGEDALISALGELVTYLEFEVINHPKLADAQAFLANLEPLRRVIAE; this is translated from the coding sequence ATGGCCGCGCAACCGCACTTCGACGTCGCTGCAGCGCTTCCCCTCGCCACGCCGCCCGCGCTGGTGGCGGATCTCGCCGTGCTCTCCGCTTCGGGCCTGCTCTCCGCGGTCCACGAGCGCAAGCGCTCGGGCCTCGCGCTGTTTCGCTATCGCGACCAGGAGAAGCAGGTCTACCTCGAAGCGGGCGAGGTGGTCTTCGCGAGCTCGAATCAGACCGTGGATCGACTCGGTGAGTGCCTGCTGCGCACCGGCGCGATCAAGCTGGCCGATCTCGAAGAAGCGGAGCGCGAGTTCAAGCCCGGCGATCGTTTCGGCCGCGTGCTCGTCGAGCGCGGAATCCTCACGCCGCGCGAGCTGTGGAACGGTGTGCGCAGCCAAGTCGAGGAGATCGTGCGCTCCTTGTTCTCGCTGCCCGAGGGCCGCATGTGGTTCTGGGACGGCGAGATTCGCCCCGACAACGTAGTCCGCCTTTCGCTCGAGACCTCGCGCCTCATCGTCGAGGGCCAGCAGCGCTGCGCTGAGCTGCGCCGCTTTCTTGCAGTGCTCGACGACGCGCGCGTTCAGCTCGCGCAAACCAGCGCAGTCGCGCGGCCGAACCTCGCCGGCAGCGAGCGTGTGATCTTCGCGGCGGTGGGCACGGGGCGATCGTTCCGCGACGTCGTGGCCGAGCTGCGACTCGACCCCGAAAGCGCCGCGCGCAGCGTCCAGCTCCTGCGCCTCGTCGGCGCACTGAAGCTGATGCGGCTGAGCGAGACGCCGGTCGCAAACGCCGACGGCGCGATCCGCGCGAAAGTCGAAGCCTTCGCGAAGCTGATCGACACGATGCGCAGCGCGATCGCCGCTGCCGAGGGTGACCGCGCGGTCGACGAGCGGATCGGGCGCCAGCTTCGGGAGCTCTCGGGGCGCTATCCCGCGCTGCTGGCCGATCTCGCCCACGCGGATTCCGGCGCGATTGCCGCGGATCTGTTGGCGGAGCGGGCCTCCCGTCTTCCGGGCGCTGGCGAGGACGCGCTGATCTCGGCACTGGGGGAGCTGGTGACGTACCTCGAGTTCGAGGTGATCAACCATCCGAAGCTCGCGGACGCGCAGGCCTTTCTCGCGAACCTCGAGCCGCTGCGCCGCGTGATCGCCGAGTAA
- a CDS encoding PilZ domain-containing protein: MSDTQPTRRFARVDLEARVQVTSLEPLRDPATGVPVSWDTDELCATLSVGGAFIPTADPPPPGNRLLLQIHLPSGESIETVGRVAWTRYPLGEAHQPGVGVEFVTPTGEARGALERLLVAAQKNPQPES, encoded by the coding sequence ATGAGTGACACACAGCCCACGCGGCGCTTCGCGCGCGTCGATCTCGAGGCGCGCGTTCAGGTCACGAGCCTCGAGCCGCTGCGGGATCCGGCGACCGGTGTGCCCGTGTCTTGGGATACCGACGAGCTGTGCGCGACGCTCTCCGTCGGCGGCGCGTTCATCCCCACCGCCGATCCTCCGCCGCCGGGCAACCGCCTGCTGCTGCAGATCCATCTCCCGAGCGGCGAGTCGATCGAGACGGTCGGTCGCGTTGCGTGGACGCGGTACCCGCTCGGCGAAGCGCACCAGCCTGGCGTGGGCGTGGAGTTCGTGACGCCGACCGGCGAAGCCCGCGGCGCCCTCGAGCGCTTGCTCGTCGCCGCGCAGAAAAATCCACAGCCCGAGAGCTGA
- a CDS encoding wax ester/triacylglycerol synthase family O-acyltransferase: MAEAGEQERARLELRCCDARRDQRRARLAAAPRTQIYELGPLRTELGGVDFERVKAFIASVLHRIPRYRQKLAWIPIEQRPVWVDDAAFDLNYHVRHTALPKPGSEEQLKSLAGRVMAQHLDRERPLWELWVIDGLEGDRFAIISKIHHCMIDGMSGVDLSQILQSPDKSATEIGEAPRFHPRPAPTSGELLTDAVTWRLQTPLRALKGLRELQRETDDLRSEVEARIQAIRAMYGEGMEKVSETPINGENSPHRRFDFWRQPLADVKTLRKALGATVNDTVLTIVTGAFRDYLARRGCDPNELDFRIQTPVSMRSEEEKGKLGNRISAWTVPLPLDESDPRKQLERIRATTQELKDSRQALAVETMMSVMDAMPTQLLSLASRQAQGTVNSIVTNVPGPQFPLYLLGAELHGMYPQVPLMLGVGIGIALISYNGGLCWGFNADAVKVPDLGDFVRAIQASAQRVADACEVKLQAEAAA; encoded by the coding sequence GTGGCCGAGGCTGGCGAGCAAGAACGTGCGCGGCTCGAGCTCCGCTGCTGCGACGCCCGCCGCGACCAGCGCCGAGCGCGCCTCGCGGCGGCGCCGCGCACGCAGATCTACGAGCTGGGGCCCCTGCGCACCGAGCTCGGCGGCGTCGACTTCGAGCGCGTGAAGGCGTTCATCGCCTCGGTGCTGCACCGCATCCCGCGCTACCGGCAGAAGCTCGCGTGGATCCCGATCGAGCAGCGGCCGGTGTGGGTCGACGACGCGGCGTTCGATCTCAACTACCACGTGCGTCACACGGCGCTGCCGAAGCCGGGCAGCGAGGAGCAGCTGAAGAGCCTCGCGGGCCGCGTGATGGCGCAGCACCTCGATCGCGAGCGCCCGCTCTGGGAGCTGTGGGTGATCGATGGCCTCGAAGGCGACCGCTTCGCGATCATCAGCAAGATCCACCACTGCATGATTGACGGCATGTCGGGCGTCGATCTGAGCCAGATCCTGCAGTCCCCTGACAAGTCCGCGACCGAGATCGGCGAAGCGCCGCGCTTCCATCCGCGCCCGGCGCCGACGAGCGGGGAGCTGCTCACCGACGCCGTGACGTGGCGGCTGCAGACGCCGCTGCGCGCGCTGAAGGGCCTGCGCGAGCTGCAGCGCGAGACGGACGATCTGCGCAGCGAAGTCGAGGCGCGCATTCAGGCGATTCGCGCGATGTACGGCGAGGGCATGGAGAAAGTCTCCGAAACGCCGATCAACGGCGAGAACAGCCCGCACCGCCGCTTCGACTTCTGGCGCCAGCCGCTCGCCGACGTGAAGACGCTGCGCAAAGCGCTCGGCGCGACGGTGAACGACACGGTGCTCACGATCGTCACCGGCGCGTTTCGCGACTACCTCGCGCGCCGCGGCTGCGATCCCAACGAGCTCGACTTCCGCATCCAAACTCCCGTCTCGATGCGCAGCGAGGAGGAGAAGGGCAAGCTCGGCAACCGCATCTCGGCGTGGACGGTGCCGCTCCCGCTCGACGAGAGCGATCCGCGCAAGCAACTCGAGCGCATCCGCGCGACGACGCAGGAGCTGAAGGACTCGCGCCAAGCGCTCGCGGTCGAGACGATGATGAGCGTGATGGACGCGATGCCGACGCAGCTGCTCTCGCTCGCGTCGCGCCAGGCGCAGGGCACGGTGAACTCGATCGTGACGAACGTGCCCGGCCCGCAGTTCCCGCTCTACTTGTTAGGAGCCGAGCTGCACGGCATGTACCCGCAGGTGCCGCTCATGCTCGGCGTCGGCATCGGCATCGCGCTGATCTCCTACAACGGCGGCCTGTGCTGGGGCTTCAACGCCGACGCCGTGAAGGTCCCGGACCTCGGCGACTTCGTGCGCGCGATCCAGGCCTCCGCGCAGCGGGTCGCGGATGCGTGCGAGGTGAAGCTGCAGGCGGAAGCGGCGGCGTGA
- a CDS encoding aspartate-semialdehyde dehydrogenase produces the protein MSLRAVPARPVVAVVGATGAVGAEFMDCLLSRRFPMSELRLLASARSAGKRMRFGDRELTVAELNEASLTGVDIGLFSAGSGISKKFAPIAVRAGAVVVDNSSAFRMDPGVPLVIPEINAAEIPKHRGVIANPNCSAIISITPLWPIHQRNRIQRITLATYQAASGAGAAAMEELREATRAYLDGKPFENKVLPHPYAFNLFNHNTKVDPVTGYNDEETKVIQETKKIFGDPSIRISATCVRVPVLRAHSVAIHFECERPITPDEVREIVAKAPGVKVVDDRERNYFPMPKDATGQGDVLIGRIRQDVSDPSGRSIACFTAGDQLLKGAALNAVQIAEKLLPA, from the coding sequence ATGTCCCTTCGAGCCGTTCCTGCAAGGCCTGTCGTCGCCGTGGTTGGAGCCACGGGCGCGGTCGGCGCCGAATTCATGGATTGCCTGCTCTCGCGCAGGTTCCCGATGAGCGAGCTGCGCCTGCTCGCGTCGGCGCGCTCGGCGGGCAAGCGCATGCGCTTCGGAGATCGCGAGCTCACGGTCGCCGAGCTAAACGAGGCGAGCCTCACGGGCGTGGACATCGGCCTCTTCTCCGCGGGCAGCGGCATCTCGAAGAAGTTCGCGCCGATCGCGGTGCGCGCGGGCGCGGTGGTCGTCGACAACTCGTCGGCGTTCCGCATGGATCCCGGCGTTCCGCTCGTCATTCCCGAGATCAACGCCGCCGAGATCCCGAAGCACCGCGGCGTGATCGCGAACCCGAACTGCTCCGCGATCATCTCGATCACGCCGCTCTGGCCGATCCACCAGCGCAACCGCATCCAGCGCATCACGCTCGCGACTTATCAGGCCGCCTCGGGCGCCGGCGCCGCGGCGATGGAGGAGCTGCGCGAGGCGACGCGCGCGTACCTCGACGGCAAGCCCTTCGAGAACAAAGTGTTGCCGCACCCGTACGCGTTCAACCTGTTCAACCACAACACGAAGGTCGATCCCGTCACCGGCTACAACGACGAGGAGACCAAGGTCATCCAGGAGACGAAGAAGATCTTCGGCGACCCGAGCATCCGAATCTCGGCGACGTGCGTGCGCGTGCCGGTGCTGCGCGCGCACTCGGTGGCGATTCACTTCGAGTGCGAGCGGCCGATCACGCCGGACGAAGTGCGCGAGATCGTGGCGAAGGCGCCGGGCGTGAAGGTCGTGGACGACCGCGAGCGCAACTACTTCCCCATGCCCAAGGACGCGACCGGCCAGGGCGACGTGCTGATCGGGCGCATCCGTCAGGACGTGAGCGATCCGTCGGGCCGCTCGATCGCGTGCTTCACGGCCGGGGATCAGTTGCTGAAGGGCGCCGCGCTGAACGCCGTCCAGATCGCGGAGAAGCTGCTGCCCGCGTGA
- the nudC gene encoding NAD(+) diphosphatase gives MTRPIAFSGNTLDRDEQHRRDATYLATSLQEDKTRILPVWKLAPLVREGEEKRLAWATPAILDGHTGPEPVFLGVADGRAHFAVDISAHGEPLKEFGWEGAASFPDLRATVGLLPPGDGGIAAQARHIVDWHSRHGFCPGCGEKTRPKDGGWARICTACSSEHFPRTDPVVIMLVVDGDRCLLGRQPGWPKPMVSALAGFVEAGETLEEAVRREVREEAGIQVGAIRYVASQPWPFPASLMIGCQAEAVSRRIQIDANELESADWFTKDEVKAALTAPTQRLGVPPPIAIAHHLIKAWVAE, from the coding sequence ATGACGCGCCCCATCGCCTTCTCCGGCAACACGCTCGATCGCGACGAACAACACCGCAGAGACGCGACCTACCTCGCGACGTCGCTGCAAGAAGACAAGACGCGCATCCTCCCGGTGTGGAAGCTCGCGCCGCTCGTGCGCGAGGGCGAGGAGAAGCGGCTCGCCTGGGCGACGCCCGCGATCCTCGACGGGCATACCGGCCCCGAGCCCGTGTTCCTCGGCGTCGCGGATGGGCGCGCGCACTTCGCCGTCGACATCTCGGCGCACGGCGAGCCGCTCAAGGAGTTCGGCTGGGAAGGCGCGGCGTCGTTCCCCGATCTGCGCGCGACCGTGGGCCTGCTCCCGCCCGGCGACGGCGGCATCGCGGCGCAGGCGCGCCACATCGTCGATTGGCACTCGCGCCACGGCTTCTGCCCAGGCTGCGGCGAGAAGACGCGCCCCAAAGACGGCGGCTGGGCGCGCATCTGCACCGCCTGCAGCAGCGAGCATTTCCCGCGTACCGATCCGGTCGTGATCATGCTCGTGGTCGACGGCGACCGCTGCTTGTTAGGGCGCCAACCGGGCTGGCCGAAGCCGATGGTCTCCGCGCTGGCGGGCTTCGTCGAAGCGGGTGAGACGCTCGAAGAAGCCGTGCGCCGCGAAGTGCGCGAAGAGGCCGGCATCCAAGTCGGCGCGATCCGCTACGTCGCCTCGCAGCCGTGGCCGTTCCCGGCGTCGCTGATGATCGGCTGCCAGGCCGAAGCCGTCTCGCGCCGCATCCAGATCGATGCGAACGAGCTCGAGAGCGCGGACTGGTTCACGAAGGACGAGGTGAAGGCCGCGCTCACCGCGCCGACGCAGCGCCTCGGTGTGCCGCCGCCGATCGCGATCGCGCATCACTTGATCAAGGCGTGGGTGGCGGAGTAA
- a CDS encoding NAD(P)-binding protein, translating into MSSETVSADYAVVGAGAMGMAFVDTLLTETGATVVMIDKHHRPGGHWNDAYPYVRLHQPSAFYGVNSKALGGDVKDRVGWNAGLYELASGAEVLAYFDHVMQRQFLPSGRVQYFPRCEWLGDGRFRSIPSGRTHRVRAKNVVDATYMRVKVPSVRAPEYAVAAGVRRVPLNELPRCERPAGGYVVVGAGKTGMDACLWLLANGVDADEIAWIVPRDSWILDRASIQPAEFFGRSMQFGAKQMEAIAGAASIDDVFARSNATGVLLRLDERVKPTMYRCATVTAAEAEQLRRIRRVIRLGRVKRIDANEIVLANGTAPARPDALYVDCSADALEKRPVAPVFAGDRITLQTVRACQQVFSAAFIAHVEAAYSDEALKNELCTVVPHPNTDMDYLRVTLANALNDSRWSQDAGLSAWLLRSRLNLFGLPPAAPDAAMLDAAQRIAASAPAAIATLQRLVAEAEAR; encoded by the coding sequence ATGAGCAGCGAGACCGTGAGCGCGGACTACGCGGTAGTCGGCGCCGGCGCGATGGGGATGGCGTTCGTCGACACGCTGCTGACAGAGACGGGCGCGACCGTCGTGATGATCGACAAGCATCATCGCCCGGGCGGCCACTGGAACGACGCCTACCCGTACGTGCGCTTGCACCAGCCGTCCGCGTTCTACGGCGTGAACTCGAAGGCGCTTGGCGGCGACGTCAAGGATCGCGTCGGTTGGAACGCTGGTCTCTACGAGCTGGCTTCTGGCGCCGAGGTGCTCGCCTACTTCGATCACGTGATGCAGCGCCAGTTCTTGCCCTCGGGCCGCGTGCAGTACTTCCCGCGCTGCGAGTGGCTCGGCGACGGGCGCTTCCGCTCGATTCCATCGGGCCGCACGCACCGCGTGCGCGCGAAGAATGTCGTCGATGCGACGTACATGCGCGTCAAAGTGCCGTCGGTGCGCGCGCCGGAGTACGCTGTCGCGGCCGGCGTGCGCCGCGTCCCGCTGAACGAGCTGCCGCGCTGCGAGCGGCCCGCGGGCGGCTACGTCGTGGTGGGCGCGGGCAAGACGGGCATGGACGCGTGCCTGTGGCTGCTCGCGAATGGCGTCGACGCGGACGAGATCGCGTGGATCGTGCCGCGCGACTCCTGGATTCTCGATCGCGCGAGCATCCAGCCCGCCGAGTTCTTCGGCCGCAGCATGCAGTTCGGCGCGAAGCAGATGGAGGCGATCGCGGGCGCCGCTTCGATCGACGACGTGTTCGCGCGCTCGAACGCGACCGGCGTGCTGCTGCGCCTCGACGAGCGCGTGAAGCCCACGATGTACCGCTGCGCGACGGTGACCGCGGCGGAGGCGGAGCAGCTGCGCCGAATTCGCCGCGTGATTCGGCTCGGGCGCGTGAAGCGCATCGACGCAAACGAGATCGTGCTCGCGAACGGAACGGCGCCTGCAAGGCCGGACGCGCTCTACGTCGACTGCTCCGCGGACGCGCTCGAGAAGCGCCCGGTCGCGCCGGTCTTCGCGGGGGATCGCATCACGCTGCAGACCGTGCGCGCATGCCAGCAGGTGTTCAGCGCAGCCTTCATCGCGCACGTCGAGGCGGCTTACTCGGACGAGGCGCTCAAGAACGAGCTGTGCACCGTGGTGCCGCACCCAAACACGGACATGGACTACCTCCGCGTGACTCTCGCGAACGCGCTCAACGACTCGCGCTGGTCGCAAGACGCCGGGCTTTCGGCGTGGCTCCTGCGTTCGCGGCTCAACCTGTTCGGGCTACCGCCCGCAGCTCCCGACGCGGCGATGCTGGACGCTGCCCAGCGCATCGCCGCATCTGCACCCGCGGCGATCGCCACGCTGCAGCGGCTCGTGGCGGAGGCGGAAGCTCGTTAG